From the genome of Pleuronectes platessa chromosome 19, fPlePla1.1, whole genome shotgun sequence:
CGTTGGCTGTAGGTAATGAGATGAGGGTCCCAGTGATTGTATTACAATTCAAACTTTCAGGACTGCAGGCCGTCgctacatttagaaaaacaGACGTCCTGAACGTGACGAGCTGTAGAGTATATTCACTGTAGTTCTTAAAAATACACACTCGAGACAGCTATTGCAGTTAAAATGAGAAAGCCTCGCTCACCTTCCCGCTCGTTGGAGGCTCTTGAATGTAAATGTTGCTCATTCTGACTCTTCGGCTGCGTTTCCCGTTGATGCCGGAGAATGGTgggttttctgctgcttctcacAGACACTGAATATATGACACGGTAGCTACTGAAGTTGGATTAGTTTGGTTTACAAGTGTCACACTTCAGACTTTTCTGTCTACAGCCATGTTGGCTACCGAAGTGAGCTTATTGTTTTTTCCTGGGATTAACGGGGGAGTCGGAGGGAAAACGATCacaaacatttttcatttttatttctatacaACAGTCATAAtctaaactaaaaacaaaataaatatatttttagttttattcaattattttgttACATGAGTATCGCTATTTAAACATGCTACTAACAGGTAAATACCCCACTAAATCGCGTACTCCCCTATAACTGACTGTTGGTTTGACCCATGTGTTCCACGATAACAAACACTGGGAAACAGCCAAGCAGTTTGTTCCGCTAGATATCTGTCCGCTGAACTTTGATGCAAACTTTCTTTTAAATTCCTTCAATGATTATAATTAAAAtggtgaaaatattttttgggcTGTAATTAACTGTGTGAAGAAATTAAGGGAGGCTATTGACAGAAATTAGACAGAATTCAGAAGTACGTCCGGGCGGAAGTACCGTAACTGTGATAGGACCGCGCTGAGGATCTGAAGCGATGGCGGAGTCAGAAAACAATGTGGATTTAAAACGAAAAGCAGATGAAAGTCCGGTGGCAGAAggaaatgaagaagaggaagaatggGTCGGGCCGATGCCCAACGAAGCCACACAACCCAAGAAAAGGAAAGGTTAGTTTGCGGGTGGTTTATTATCTCGGTACTTTGCGTTCTTGTCACACTCCCGCTAATCGAAGCTAATATATGCTAACCAGAGCTATTGTGGAATATATCTGTTTTTGCGTTTCAGTTTTGGAATATGAGCGCGTCTACCTGAACAACCTGCCTTCAGCTGCCATGTACGAGAGGAGCTACATGCACAGAGACGTGATCTCGCACATAGTTTGCACCAAGTAAGTCACTCTTCAGTCAACTTTAGCTCTGTGCTGGTAGAAGTTCTCAGATCCTTTACTCATTCAAGATGTAAAATCAACAGTCCAAAAGTACTCAAACGTCCAGACCctgtatttaaaatgtgactttCTTCCAAACAAATATACTTAAACTATCAGAAGTAAAAGTGATCAGTTCAATATGCAGGAACACTCTTCCATAATATTCTTGATCTACCCATTATATGGAGCTGTCTAAAGGAGGGGCACAGCACTGGCTTACATGCAATAGTGTTTATGTTCTTGTTATTATTAACGGATTTCCAGTTCCCAATATATTGTCTCTTAAAAACAACAGGCTTGTTTGCCTCACAAGGAAAGTAGACAATAACAGACTTTTCTGAGGTGTAAAACTaacattcattattattatattgtatagTCAGTCCACCTCAAACTCATTCACAACCCAGAGAGACAAATTCAATACATAAGTTCGTATCCATACAATTGTCACAGTAACATAGGTCAagacacttttatttataaagcctATAATAACAAATTTTCCTCAAAGAGATTAACCAGGACTTCCTCTTAATCTCTCTCATTTCAGGACAGACTTCatcatcacagccagccaggacGGCCATGTCAAGTtctggaagaagagagaggacgagggaaTAGAGTTTGTCAAACATTTCCGGAGTCATCTCGGTATGAACTGAATGGATCTGTCACTTTTATAACAGTCTTCATGGTAATGGGCTAAACGGATTGACATGATATAATTTGTGAATGAATCTTAATTGAGGTAAAAGTGTATGTGGGGGGGAAATGGTGATATTTATTTGAAGTCATGTGgtccagccctcatgaccattaATTATCTTCACATTTTCTGCAGGTTTCTTGGAGTGCATTGCAGTCAGTTCTGAAGGGGCTCTTTTCTGCTCTGTCGGTGATGATCAGGCCATGAAAGTATTTGATGTTGTCAATTTTGACATGATCAATATGCTGAAGATGGGGTGAGTCTAAATTAAAAATACAAGTGTAAATCAGGTGTTATGAATTCACATGAAGGCACAGTTATAACGCTTTCTTATTAATACATGATTTTTCTCTTGTCTTGGAAGCTTTCATCCAGGTCAGTGTGAGTGGATCTATAACCCCGGAGATGCCATTTCCACAGTGGCCTGCTCGGAAAAAACCACAGGGAAGATCTTTGTGTATGACGGACGGGGAGGCAGCGAAGTCCTCCATGTCTTCGACAAAATGCATTCCTCGCCGCTGGCCCAAATGCGCCTAAATCCCCGATTTAGAGTCATCGTTTCTGCAGACAAAGCAGGGATGCTGGAGTACTGGACCGGCCTTCCGAGTGATTTCAAGTTCCCCAAACATGTGGACTGGGAATTCAAAACAGACACAGATTTGTATGAATttgcaaaaaacaaaacctaTCCCACCAGCCTGGCGTTTTCTTCTGATGGAAGGAAGATGGCCACAATTGCCACTGACAGGAAAGTCAGGATCTTCCGTTTTCTGACCGGAAAACTGACGAGGGTGTTTGATGAATCATTATCGGTGAGCTCTAGCACACGTTTCAGCTTGAATCTTTACCGATGTGAATTCACACATTCATCACACATGCTTCTTCATATGTTAGATGTTCACAGAGCTGCAACAGATGAGGCAGCAGCTGCCTGACATGGAGTTCGGGCGACGAATGGCTTcggagagagagctggagaaaGTGGATGGTATCCGGTTGACAAATATCATCTTTGATGAGACCGGCCACTTTGTGCTCTACGGGACAATGCTGGGCATCAAGGTCATCAATGTGGAAACCAACAGGTAGGAAGTAATAGAATGAAAAGCATCCCAGTTCCCCATATGTTCTAAGCATTAGCCATTGTCATTAAATGTGTGGcaattgattttaaaagtaaaaagtgtAGATTTAAGAGTACAAAAGGAGGTTCAGTAGAAATACTCGCTTTCATACGTGTCAGCGTTTTGTATATTATCAGTAGAGTTTTACCAGAGTTGAATATATTGATTGACTAAACCGTTCAGTCTTTGTCTTTTCCACCACCTTGTTGTGAAGTACCTAGTGGATCTCAAATGTGAAGTAAAGTCTCATGAATCTTGTTCCCCAGATGTGTGCGGATCCTCGGGAAGCTGGAGAACATTCGTGTGGTCCAGCTGAGTTTGTTTCAGGGCGTCGCAAAGGCCTCGCAGGTGGCCCCCACTGTGGAGATGAAGGCGTCTGATAATCCTGCCTTAGATAACGTAACGCCCGACCCCACCATATTCTGCACAGCCTTCAAGAAGAACCGCTTTTACATGGTGAGATTACATGACATTCCCTTTCAAGATCATAACgctttattgtttttctgtttagtACTTATGTTAATGCATCTTTTTTCTCAAGTTCTCCAAAAGAGAACCAGAGGATACAAAGGGCGCAGACTCAGACCGAGACATCTTTAACGAGAAACCTTCCAAGGAAGAGGTTATGGCTGCGACTCAGGCCGAGGGCCCCAAGAGAGTGTCTGACAGTGCCATCATCCACACCACCATGGGAGACATCCACATCAAGCTCTTCCCAGTAGAGTAGGTTTTCAGCTCGCACACGATGGTTTTATTTGGAAATCATCTCTACATTTAACCAGTTGTTAACAGAACTTTGGTCTTTTGTTTGTAGATGCCCAAAAACCGTGGAGAACTTCTGCGTTCACAGCAGGAATAGCTACTTTAACGGTCACATATTCCACAGAGTAATCAAGGCAAGTCCTCTGTTCATCAGGCCAAACACACTCATGTATCCATCTCTGCATTGTCTGCTGTGGCTTAATCTTTGTCTCTCTTGTGCACAGGGCTTTATGATCCAGACAGGAGACCCAACAGGCACAGGCATGGGAGGAGAGAGCATCTGGGGAGGAGAGTTCGAGGACGAGTTCCACGCCACGCTGAGGCACGACCGCCCGTACACGCTCAGTATGGCAAATGGAGGCCCCGGCACCAACGGCTCCcagtttttcatcactgtcGTACCCACTGTAAGTTGTTAGTAGTTTACAATAGATCATCCAATGTGCTCTTGCATAACAGGCTGTTAGCCACAGGTTAAAATAAGAAGACCAGGTCATTACTCTTCTGGATCAAATACCGTGACATAAAAACTTACAGTGTAATATGTACATAGTGGTAAAAAGTATGTGTTATCCTTATTTTAAGCCCTGAAACTGAATATGTTCATCTTTTAAAGGAAAAGTTCCACAGTTTGGGATACATGCTTATTAGCTTTCTTGCATGGAGTTGGATGATGTTTGTCCATTAAAACATT
Proteins encoded in this window:
- the ppwd1 gene encoding peptidylprolyl isomerase domain and WD repeat-containing protein 1, which produces MAESENNVDLKRKADESPVAEGNEEEEEWVGPMPNEATQPKKRKVLEYERVYLNNLPSAAMYERSYMHRDVISHIVCTKTDFIITASQDGHVKFWKKREDEGIEFVKHFRSHLGFLECIAVSSEGALFCSVGDDQAMKVFDVVNFDMINMLKMGFHPGQCEWIYNPGDAISTVACSEKTTGKIFVYDGRGGSEVLHVFDKMHSSPLAQMRLNPRFRVIVSADKAGMLEYWTGLPSDFKFPKHVDWEFKTDTDLYEFAKNKTYPTSLAFSSDGRKMATIATDRKVRIFRFLTGKLTRVFDESLSMFTELQQMRQQLPDMEFGRRMASERELEKVDGIRLTNIIFDETGHFVLYGTMLGIKVINVETNRCVRILGKLENIRVVQLSLFQGVAKASQVAPTVEMKASDNPALDNVTPDPTIFCTAFKKNRFYMFSKREPEDTKGADSDRDIFNEKPSKEEVMAATQAEGPKRVSDSAIIHTTMGDIHIKLFPVECPKTVENFCVHSRNSYFNGHIFHRVIKGFMIQTGDPTGTGMGGESIWGGEFEDEFHATLRHDRPYTLSMANGGPGTNGSQFFITVVPTPWLDNKHTVFGRCTKGMEAVQRISNVKINPKTDKPYEDISIINITIK